A region from the Papaver somniferum cultivar HN1 unplaced genomic scaffold, ASM357369v1 unplaced-scaffold_125, whole genome shotgun sequence genome encodes:
- the LOC113331349 gene encoding uncharacterized protein LOC113331349: protein MSAGGGWEKVKSSSRSFDLGGGNGGGGIVIGRERLRSIDLSDHSSSPSPNSAGSSAPVIPPTRTVTLGRVQPQHPAHRSIVCNDREANFPVRFKMKKGKEEKFFFCMKPIYLDLVMIKILLRHSYIGYGQPRKENVFLS from the exons ATGAGTGCAGGAGGAGGATGGGAGAAGGTAAAATCATCATCAAGATCATTTGATTTAGGAGGaggaaatggtggtggtggtattgtTATTGGAAGAGAAAGATTAAGAAGTATAGATTTAAGTGatcattcttcatctccatctcctAATTCTGCTGGTTCTTCTGCTCCTGTTATTCCTCCTACAAGAACCGTTACTCTTGGTCGGGTTCAACCTCAACATCCTGCTCACCGTTCCATTGTTTGTAATGATCGTGAAGCTAATTTCCCTGTTCGTTTTAAG ATGAAGAAAGGAAAGgaggagaaattttttttttgtatgaaacCAATTTATCTCGATTTGGTTATGATAAAGATTCTATTACGGCACTCATACATTGGATATGGGCAGCCAAGAAAAGAAAATGTATTTCTGAGTTAG